From the Hyphomicrobiaceae bacterium genome, the window CCGATGGCGCACCAGATGGTTGGGCGCGCGCTGCTGAAACCGCGTTGACGCAGTTGGCAAGCCTCAAGTCAGGCATTGCCAACATCAATGCTCGCGATATGTCCTTCCAGGGCGACGCCGCAGATGAGGCGACTGCCAATAACGTGCGTAAAGCGTTGCGTCTCGATGTCCCGAGGAATTTCAAACTCGCCGAGCAGATCCGCTATCCGCAACGACAGGGGCAGCCGTCGTCCGGCAACTACCTGATGTCGATTGCGGCGGACGGTACGGCCATAGAGGTGAGCGGCTACATTCCTAACGAGCAAGCGCGGGCAGCTTTGATAGAACTCGTCAAGGCGCGCTATCCCGGACGCCCGGTCACCGACAAGCTTCAAATCGTTCCCGGCGCGCCGGAGGGCTGGCAGGAATGCATCGTTGCTGGGCTCAATGCTCTGCCGCGTCTAAAAGCTGGCCGCGCGTTGCTGAATGACAAGAAGCTGCTGGTCTCGGGCACGACGGATGATTACGCCGTCGCCCAGGGTGTGCCTGCCGACGTCAAGGCTGGCGCCGGACAGTCATGCGCAACCGAAACCGACATTAAGTTCACCGGACAGATCAACACGGATCTGACCTGGAGGGCTGAGCACGGCCGCGATGGCTCGCTGGTGTTGTCCGGCGACATCCCTGACGAGGCCAGCCGCTCGCTGATTATGAGCGCTGCTCAAAAGTTGTTTGCCGACGCCAAGATCGTCGATCAGATGCGCGTGGTCGCCTCTCCAATGGAACCTTGGAACAAGGTGGCCGTGCACGGACTGGAACAGCTGGCGCGGTTAATGCGAGGAACGGTCTCTCTGGCCAGGACACAGCTTTCTTTGATTGGCGCGAGCGACAGCCGGGATACCGCCCGCGATGTGCACGTTGCGCTCCAACAGGATCTGCCGCCCGGCTACACATCGAGCGACAAAATCGACGTGGTACGCAAAATCGAGATCATTACCGAAGCAGATCGCTGCCAGGATCTAATGCGCCAGACCGCCGCCGGCGGCACCATCAATTTCGATCGCGCTAAAGCTGATCTCACAGCCGACAGTACGGACACCTTGAGTGCTCTTGCCGAGGTCGCCAACGCATGCCCTAATTTCCGCATCGAGATCGAAGGACACACCGACTCCGAAGGCACCGACGAGCGCAATCAGAGGCTGTCAAACCGCCGCGCTCAGGCGGTGGTGGACTTCCTGGTTCGGGCCGGCGTGGATCGCAACCGTCTGACCGCGATTGGCTACGGGGCGAGCCGTCCAATCGCAGACAACAACACGGCCGAGGGGCGGGCTCGTAATCGGCGCATCGAGTTTACCGTCAAGAGCAAGTAGCAACTGGCGCGCAAGCGCCGGAGACACGGCACAGGACACGGCATCATGGACTATCTGTTTGTAAGGCTCATCTGGTGGATACTTCTCGCTTTCGCTCTCGGGCTGGCGGCGGGCTGGATCTCGTGTGGCCGTGAGGAAGAAAACTGATGTGCCGCGAGTGCAGGCGAGGATGGCGTACTACGGCGCGCGGTGGAGTTGACCGGTTATGACCTATTTGCTGCTTCAGACCTTTCTGTTGCTGCTGGCGAGCTACTTCACCGGTGCGTTCATCGCGTGCCTGATCAAACGCACGCTTAAAACCACACGCGCGGCCTATGTGGCCGCCGGGCCTGTGACAGTTCGGCCGTTGCCCGCGCCCATTCCCGTGCGCACACCTGCGCCGCCGCCGAAGTTCAAATCGCGGGAGTTCGAACTTGTCCAGCCCAAGATCGATATCCTTCCGCGTCCAGAGCCGCGTCCTGCTCCCGCTCCACTTGATACCGAGCGGTTTGAGCGGACACTGGTGCACGCGGTTCTACCGGACAATACGCCGCGCAAGATGATCGTCGAGATCCGTCCGCAGGTGTTGAAGCCAGTGACGGCGCGCGGGCCGGGAGCCGACATAGCAAAGCCTGCTCCCAAGCCGGCGCCTGTGCCGGTGGCTATGCCTGTGGCACCTAAGCCCGCGGCGGTTCCACCTCCGGCCCCGGCGCACACTTCGACGCCCATCGTCAGCAAGAGCCCGCCACAGTCGAGCACGCCAATTGCAGGTGGTGCGGCATCCGCGACCGCGGCTGCTGCCGCCGCAGCCCTTGCTGCAGCTCGGGCGGCCGCAGATCGGGCGGCAACGCAGCCCCCTCCCGCCGCAGTCGATCGCACGCCGCCAGCAAGCCCAGTTTCTTCGCAACCGCCTGCGCCGAAACCGACAGCACCTGTTGTGCCGCCGATCACGGATGGCGACGACTTCCTGCGCATTCGCGCCATAGATGTGCCGTTGATGCAGCGCCTGCATGGGCTAGGCATAACGACATTCGAGAATATCGCTGGCTGGACGCCCGCTGATGCAGAACGGTTTGGCAAGGAACTCGGAATTGGTGGCCGCATCGAACGCGAGCAGTGGATCGAGCAGGCGCAAATTCTCGCTAAGGGTGGCGAGACCTATTACTCGCGCAACCGCGCCGCACTGCTGCAACAGCAAGCGGCAAGTTCGCCGTCGCCGCAACCGGTTCCGGCTGCCGAGCCTCGGGCTGAACAACCAAAGGCCGGAACCGCGCAGCAGGCTTCTTCCTACACCTCCGCAGGGCTAATGAGCGCTGCAGCGGCTGCCGCTGCCGCAGCAACAACCCTGCAGAAGAAGCCGGAGCAGGTGGAAGCAAAGTCCGTTCTACCGCAGCCTGCCGCGCAACAGGCGCCCGAACCTGAAGATCAGCTTGAGGCCGAAGAAGAACTGGTTGAGGATGCCGATCAAACCTCGCTGGAGGAAGCAGTCGAGCCTGACGGACAGGCTGACGATCAGCAAGAGATTGAAGATGAGCCGGAATCCGCGGAGGAGGAGTCTGCGCAGCCCGAGCCTTCCCTAAATATGTCGCCGCCGCAAACCCCAGAGCTTCCGCCAGCGGCAAGTTTGCAGGAACGCTTGTCCACCGCCGATGCCGAGCCTGGCAGGTCGCCACCGCCGCAACGTTCCGTCGCAGAAATGGCCGCTGCGGCAGCAGCTGCAATGGCCGCAGCTTCGGCAAGCGTCACTCGCGGTATTCGTCCGATCGAGCCGATCTCGCCGCTCTCAAAGGTCGATCCCAACATCTTGCGTCCGGCGCGTCTGGTGGATGCGATCAAAGAGCAGGAGAGCAAAGATAGTGAAGGCAGGGAGGCGGAGCGGGCAGCCCTCGATGGTCTGCGCTCCATCCGCTCCGATGCGCTTCTCAGTGATGGCGCGCCAGAAGAGTTCGATGACCTCAAGCGCATTCGCGGTATCGGCGTGCTGATCGAAAAGCGGCTCAATGCTCTCGGGATCGCGTCTTACGAGCAGATTGCGAACTGGACCGCAGGTGACATCGAACGCATCAGCGAGCAGCTCGATTTCAAGGGCCGGATCGAGCGCGAAAATTGGGTTGAGCAGGCGCGCATTCTGGCCAGTGGCGGCCACACCGAGTTCTCCCGTCGCGTCGACAAAGGCGACGTCGACAGCAGCAAGGGCTGACGGTCACGCTCTGTCAATACAGGCGGGTTCTCGCTGGGCTGCTCAGGCGGCGTGTGCGTGCTGGCGCGCATCGGACTTGGCGAAGAACGACGCGATGGCGGCGATTGTGGCGGCATCCCATAGCAAGGGCGCGTGCCCCTCGTTGGGAACCGTGTGCGCCGTACAGTTTGGATGACGCCGCGTCATTTCATCGACTGTCGCCTGCGATAGCAGATCGGAGTTGCCGCCGCGGAGAACCAGGACAGGGGCATTCTTGAGTGCGCCGAACTGTGGCCAGAGCTGTGGCATCGGACCGTCGAGCATGGAAAAGCCCTTGGCGATCTTGGCGTCATAGCCCGCGACAGGCCGCCCGTTCTTTTCGTTGAAAAGCTGTCGGGCAAAATCGAGCGCGTCCTCTTCGCTCAAATCTGGAAAATCGCGACGGGTCAGATCGCGCACCGCGCGCGCGGCATCGCTCCACGATTTCGGTAGCGGCGTCTTCCCGACGTATCCGGCGATCCGCATCAAGCCTTGGGTTTCAATGACGGGGCCGATGTCGTTGAGCACCGCTGCACCGATGCGGGACGGCTGCGCCGCCGCCAATACCATCGTAATCAGCCCGCCGCGGGATGTCCCGATGATCCCGCAATCCGTCAACTCCAGCATCGTCATGAAGTCGAGCACGTCCTGCATCTCGTTGGGAACGGTGTAATTCTTCCAATCTCGATCGTGCTCGGATAGACCGCGGCCGCGGGTGTCGAGCGCATAAACATCGCGCGGTGCGGCCTCGTCGTTGGCAAGTGCGCTCGCAACGAGGTGGAAGTCGCGGCAATTGCGTGTCAGTCCTGCCAGGCACAGCACGGGGCGCGTTGTCTTGCCGGGCTTCGCAGACGGATAGTGGCGCGCATAAAGACGCAATCCATCGCGTACGGTGAAGTAGATCTCCTTGAAGGCGGCTGGTGCGTCGCTCATCGTTCGATTCACTCCTGGCGTTGCGATTCGTCTGCTTCGATTGAAGCACTATACCGTTTCGGAGTGGAAATGCGCACGCGACGGGTATTTGTTTCAGCCCTCTGATCCCGATCCGGCACCGTCGCCATCACGATTTTCTCGGTCATCGGTCTTAGTTGGAATTTTGCCTGATCCGCGCGCACGCTGCAGGTCCTTGTCGATCTGCAATGCGGTTGCCTCATTACCGATCCGTGCCCGATAGATCTGGATGTTGGAGAGCACTTTGGCAACGTACTCCCGCGTTTCTCTAATTGGAATGCGTTCGATCCAATCGATGGGATCAATCTTGGGATCGCGCGGGTCGCCGAACTCGCGCACCCATTGACGGGCGCGTCCGGGGCCGGCGTTGTATCCGGCCAGGCCCAGCACATAGGATCCGTCGAACTCGTCCATGCGGTCGCCGATATAGGCCGAAGCGATCATGGCGTTATAGGACGGATCTTTCAGCAAGCGGGAGATGTCGCACTTGAGCTTGTAATCGCGGCAGACGTGCTTGGCGGTGACGGTCATGACCTGCAGCAAACCCTTGGCCCCGGCGCCTGAGACGATGCTCGTATCGAATTCCGTTTCCTGGCGCGCAATGCCGAGCAGGAACGGCAATTCCGGCGGTTGGCGCAGCGGCGTGTAGGCTGGGAAAACGTGAACCGGATAGCCATAGGTGATGAGGTTTTGTCCACGCGCGATTGCCGATTTGGCTACGCGCAGCGACATCTGTGTGTCTCCGATCGCGTCGGCGAGATAGGCGATCATGCCTGCCTCTTCTTCCGTCGGAAGGCCGATGCGCAAGGAGGTGAGGAAGCCGCGGGTGTAGTTGCGCGACAGGCCGGCCTTGTCCGCCAGCACGACGGCCTTCACCGCATCGAGATTGTTGAAGCGAGCGATCTGCTCTGCCGTCGGCTGTTTGGGCGGCGTTATCTCGATGCGCGTGCTGGTTGGATCAAGCTTCTTGATGCAAAGCAAACCGTGGAACGTGTCGCTGTCTTTGGCGCCAGCTTTATAGAATGCCCTTGCACCTGCGCTGTCGCCGAGAGCTTCGGCAACGCGCCCCTGCCAGTAGGTGGCTTTGGCGCGGCTTAAAGGTCCATCGGCGGCCTTGGCCATGTCGGCGAAATGTTTTGCGGCAACGTCGGGTTTGCCCAGATATCGAAATGCGATCCAACCCGCCATGAAGGTCTGCTCCTTCAGCGGATTGACGCTGAGGGGCCCCGCGTCTCTCGTCAGTTGGTAAGCGAGTTGATACTTGTTCTCCTTCAGCGCGTCATAGGCGAGTTGACGGCGCTCCGCCCACCATTCGTCGATTTCCGGGATCTTTTCCGGGTCCGGCCTGAACGACATGATGATTTTGGCGGCTTCATCGGTCTTGTCGGCTTTGCGCAGAAGTTGCGCGCGATGATAGGCGAGCCCGGTGTCTTTTGGGTCTGAGGGCAGAGCCGCCATCAGCTTTCTTGCGTTGGAGGCCTGGTCGAATACGGCAAGGCGCGCAATGGCCTTCTTGCGTTCGGGCTCGGACAGCAGCGGGATCACGCGCTTGGCATATGCAGAGCGTGCTTTGCGATTGCCGGCCCAACGCACATCGTCCGTCACCATGCGATCGAAACGCCACTTGTGGTCTTGCTCGGTCAGCAGGCCTGAGAAGCGTTCGAGAAATCCAGTTTCGAGCGTGGAAGGAATGTCGTACTCGCGCCACGTCTTGGCGGCGAGTTTGCGGGCTTCTTCCTTATTGCCTTCCGCCAAGTATGCCGATGCCAGCGCCGCATATCCGAGGCCCGTTTCCGGCGGTGCATCTTGGAAGAACTGCTTGATCGAGGCCGCGCTGCCGCCTTGCGAGAAAAGTTGCTCTTCCATGCGTTGGGTCAGCAGACTGCGCTGCGGCCACAATGGATTGGCCTTGAGGAATGCGCGATATTCGGCCGGATCACCGTAGCCATAGCGCAAGCGGACCCAATCGAGCAGCTTTAAGGCGACGGGGTCGGTGATCTCCGCCTTCAACTCGATAAAGCGCACCATGTTAGCTTTGGCGACTGCGGAGACGGCTTCCTTGATGCGCTTGGCGTCCTCGGCCGAAGGCGCGTAATCGCGCACCGGCGCAAGAGCTTTGTCGAGCGCTGCGACATGTGCGGCCTCTTCCTTAAGTCGAACGGGGGCCGGAATTTCCTTGTTGGCGGGGGTTACCGCTGCGACCGCTTCGGCGGAGTGCGCGGTGAATGGAATCAGCCCCGATAGGCTCACCACCGCGGAAATCGTGCCAGCGAAAGCCATAATTGCAATGTTTGGCAGAGATTTCTGGGTACGAAAGGGCCGGATCGAGCCTTGCAGAGGCGGATTTGCGCTGCGGCGTGGGCTGGCTTGCAGGCCGCAGGCGTAGCGCCTAATGTCGCGTCGAATTCTCCGGTCCATCCTGCACCTCTTAGCATCATTAAGCGGCGTGCAGCGGACTGGCACAAGCGCTTAGGACAATTTGGTTACAAGTCCCCTGCGGCAACACCATGGCCCGCAGACATGGCTTCACCACCGCGGTCCGATGTGCAACCCATTGGAATTATCAGATTCGCCGGCACGCCCGCGCGTAACACGCAAGGTTCGACGATGTTCAAAGGATCGCTTACGGCTCTTATCACGCCTTTCAGAAACGGTGCATTGGATGAGGCCGCCTTCGCCCGCATTGTAGACTGGCAGATTACAGAAGGCATTCACGGTCTTGTGCCTGTGGGCACGACCGGAGAAAGCCCGACGCTCGACTACGATGAGCATAAGCGTGTGATCGAGATTTGCGTCGAGACCGCCAAGAAGCGTGTTCCGGTCATGGCTGGCACGGGTTCGAACTCGACGGATGAGGCCATAGAGCTTTCGCAGTATGCGCAAAAGGTGGGGGCGGATGGCGTGCTCATCGTCACGCCGTACTACAACAAGCCGAACCAGGAAGGGCTGTTTCAGCACTTCAAGGCCATCAACGACGCCATCAATATCCCAATTTACATCTACAACATTCCTGGCCGCTCCGTCGTCGATATGTCGGTCGACACCATGGCACGTTGCGTGAAGGAGCTAAAGAACGTCGCGGGTGTAAAGGACGCGACAGCAAATCTTGCTCGGCCTTCTCAGCAGCGTGCCGCGTGTGGCGAAGTCTTCTGTCAGCTGTCAGGAGAAGACGCAACGGCTCTGGGCTTTGTGGCGCACGGCGGACGCGGTGTGATTTCGGTTGCGTCCAACGTGGCGCCGCGCCTGGTATCGCAAATGCAGAGCGCGCTTCTGGCTGGTGACTTCAAGACCGGGCTGGCGCTACAGGATCGCCTGATGCCACTTTTTGAGATCATGTTCTGCGAAACGAACCCGGCACCGGCGAAGTATGCCGTCTCCAGGCTAGGGCTTTGCACGGCGGAAATGCGCCTGCCCATGGTGCCGCTGTCGGAGCAGAGCAAGAAAGCAATCGATGCGGTGCTCTTGGACCTCGGCCTGCTGGAGTCGAAGGCCGCGGAATAGCCGTTTCCTTTTTGAGAACGGCAGAAGTATTGGAGCAACAATAACTAAAATGGCCTCCAAGAGAGATGACGGATCGACGCTTGTAGCCGAGAACCGCAAGGCGCGTCACGAGTACTTCATTACCGATAGCTGGGAGGCGGGAATTGCGCTGCTCGGATCGGAAGTGAAGTCCCTGCGTGTCGGCCAATCAAATATCACCGAGAGCTACGCCTCGTTCGAAGACGGCGGGCTGTGGCTGATCAATGCCTACATCGCTGAATACAAGGGCGCTGCGCTGTTCCAGCATGAGCCACGCCGCAAACGCAAACTGCTGCTGCATGAGGGCGAGCTGAAAAAGATGAAGCTCGCCATCGAGCGTAAGGGCATGACGCTGGTTCCGTTGGAGCTCTACTTCAACCCCAAAGGAGTTGCGAAACTCAAGATCGGCCTTGCAGAGGGTAAGAAGCTCCACGACAAACGAGAGGACGCTGCAAAGCGAGATTGGAACCGTCAGAAGGCGCGCCTCATGCGCGAGAAGGGCTGATGGACGGATCGTTCCCAAATCTTCTCGGGGTAGACTGGTCGACGATTCCCGCCCCAGAGGACGACGGAGCAGCGCGCCATCTTACAGGCGCACGATTGCCGCGCTGCTCATTGGAAGCAACCGATGGCAGTCGCGTAGATCTCTCCCAATTATATGGCCGGACCGTTGTTTTCATCTATCCGATGACCGGGAGGCCGGATCAGCCGCTGCCGAAGGGTTGGGACGAATTTCCAGGCGCTCGAGGATGTACGCCTCAGGCCTGCGGGTTTCGCGATCACTATAGCGAACTCCATGCAGCAGGCGCTGATCGCGTGTTCGGCCTTTCCGTTCAAGAGTCGGACTATCAGCGTGAGGCGGCCGAGCGGCTGCACTTGCCATTTTCGCTCTTATCCGATGCCCAGAGTGCATTCTCTCGGCCGCTGAATTTGCCGACCATGGAGGTCGCGGGAATGCGGCTGTTGAAGCGGATGGCGATTGTTGCTGACAATGGAACGATCTCGCACCACATCTACCCCGTTTTTCCACCCGATCAGAATGTCATCGAGGTGCTTTCTTGGCTAAGACAAAATCCAAAGTAGCGACGTGGCCCTGGCCTGCCCCTAAAGACGACGGCGGAGCGAAGCACATCATTCCTGGTACGCGGCTTCCAGACGTGGCGCTGACGGCGACACGCGGAGCGGCGGTCAATCTCGCGCGCTATCAGGAACGTGCGATCGTATTCGTGTATCCGTTTACCGGAACGCCGGGAGCAGCAAATCCGCCATCCTGGGACGACATTCCAGGTGCGCATGGTTCGACCCCCGAAGCGGAAGGTTTCAGAGACTGCTATCCAGCCTTCCAGGTGCGCGGCTACGAGGTGTTTGGCTTAAGCGCAATGGCAAGCACTCATCAGCGCGTATTTGCTGCACGCACGGGCCTGCCTTTCCTGCTGCTCAGCGATGAAGACTTCGCGTTTGCCGATGCGCTTGAGCTGCCACGTTTTGAAACCGGCGGCTTGAGTTATCTGAAGCGGTTGACCATGGTGGTGCGGGACGGTGTGATTTATCGTTGCATCTATCCCGTGCATCCGCCCGACACTCACGCAGCCACGTTGTTGGCAGAGCTTTCGGCAAGGGAGTGAGCTTCCTAAAGCTTGTCGATGGCGTTTCGGATGTCGGCAAACACGGCGCGGAACATTTCGGGCGTCAGACGTCCGGTGTTTGTGTTGTAACGCGAGCAGTGGAAGCTATCAAAAAGCGCGCGGCCCTCTCCCAGCTCATGACGGGCGCCGTGGGCGAACGGAAATTGTGCCTTCCGTAAGCCTAGGGTAGCCAACGTCTGATCGTGTGCAATCCGCCCGAGGGCAAGCAGAACGGTAAGCCGCGGAAGCGCTGCAAGCCGCGCCGAAAAATACGCGCGGCATGTGGCGATTTCGGCTGGGGTCGGTTTATTTTCAGGCGGCGCGCAGCGCACGGCGTTGGTGATCATGGCATCGTGCAGTTGGAGGCCGTCGTTGGGATCGGCTTTGTAGGTGCCCTTGGCAAATCCAAATTCGAGCAACGTTTGATAGAGAAGCTCGCCAGCGTAGTCGCCGGTGAAGGGACGTCCCGTGCGGTTGGCGCCACCGCGGCCTGGCGCGAGCCCTACGATGAGCAGCCGCGCGTTTGCATCGCCAAAAGAAGGCACTGCGCCGTTGAACCACGAAGGTTCCGCTTCGGCATTGGCTTCGCGATAGGCGACAAGCCGAGGACACAGGGTGCAGGCGGCTGGCGCTTCCGCCGGCATTGTCGATGCGGCAATCTCTTTGGCGGGACCGGCGGTGCGGGCGCGAGTATGCATATGGCTTGGTCTCGGTAGTCGTAAGATCGGGCCGTGTTCTCACTATCGCGCGGAACGCGCGGACGCAGGATAGGGCGATTGGGCTGCCAATAGAAGCAGCGCCGCGGTTCTTGCGAACCACGGCGCCGATCCACGGGGGGAGTGGATCAAGGGTGATGCGGTCGACGCCTTAGACCTCTTCAGAAAGGTCGTCGTCGTGGAAGCTGTCGCGACCTGCGCCTTGTACGCTGCGTGCTACGTAGGCGCGGACATCGCGCTGCGGACGACCATTGGCGTCGCGACAAATCTGAGCTTCGAGATCGGCAAGGTCAATGAATTGGTCCGCCTGCCGCCGCAACTCGTCTGCAACCATGGGCGGCTGCGTTTGCAGCGTGGATACGATCGACACGCGCTTGCCCTTCTGCTGGAGCGCGCTCACCAACGAGCGGAAGTCGCCGTCTCCCGAGAAGAGCACTATGTGATCGAGCGTATCAGCAAGGCGCATGGCGTCGACAGCCAGTTCGATGTCCATGTTGCCTTTGATCTTGCGCCTTCCGGTGCTGTCGGTGAATTCCTTTGTCGGCTTGGTAACCATCGTGAAGCCGTTGTAGTCCAACCAGTCAATTAGGGGACGGATAGACGAGTACTCCTGCTCCTCCGCCAGCGCCGTGTAGTACAGCGCGCGAACCAGCTGCCCCTTGCTGCGGAAGAAGGTTAGCAACCGCTTGTAGTCGATATCGAAGCCGAGAGATTTTGCCGTGGCATAAAGATTGGCACCGTCAATGAAGAGCGCGATCCGCTCAGAGCTGTAAAAGTGCATAATAAATCCTTTGATCAGCACAATGAGCAGTCCCGGCCAATGGCGACCGCTCAGAATTTAAGCCTTGGTCCCATTTGCAGACCAGAAGCCGCTCAAAACAATTTATTCCTCGCACTGCATTTTGGGGAAGCCCTCTTCAGCACATAACAGAATTGTGTAGAACGGCATAAACGAATGAAATGTATGCCAAATTGTTCCGCATGTGGCTAAAACCTGACCATCTCGTAATGTTGGGAAGATTTCCCTCCCAGAGTGCTTTGTTGCCAAGGCATGCTCCTCGTGGCATAAAAGAGCAACAAAGCCCGAGATTTTACGCCGCGCGGTCGCGAGATCGCATGTCGGCGCTTTTTTGCGTCAGGTAATCAGGTGGATAGGTGCGGTCCTGCGCACTCTTTGCATCCGCCACAACAGCTGAGGACGACCTGCCATGGCACGCGTTACCGTCGAAGATTGCGTCGACAAGATCCCAAACCGGTTCGAACTCGTCCTGCTGGCCGCTCACCGCGCCCGCTCGATCGCCAACGGCAGCGCGATTACCATCCAGCCGGACGACGATAAGAACCCCGTGATCGCCCTTCGAGAGATTGCTGAGCGAACCATCTCGCCGGAGGACATGAAAGAAGGGCTGATCAATTCGATTCAGAAGAACACCGAAGTGGACGAGCCTGAGGCCGTGGCGGCGCCTCTTCGGCCGGCCGAGCGCCGTGCCCCAATGCTGGGCCGGGACGATATGTCGAGCGATACCCAGGTCGACGTCATGACCGAAGAGCAGCTGCTGCGCGGCCTGGAAAGCATGACGCCGCTGGAGCCGTCGGCCAACATTGGGTCGGGCGGCGGTCCGCGTGAACGCGATCGTGATCCCCGCGACCGTGGCCGTTGACGCTCTCATTAGCGTTTTGTGAATTAACAAGGGCGCGAGGAACGCGCCCTTTCGTTTCTGCGGTGCGATCGGTTAGGCTCTAGGTCCGCTTCCAAGGAGAGCGGCCGGCAATGATGCGGCAATACGAACTCGTCGAGCGAGTTCTCAAATATGATCCAAAGGCCGACGAGGCGTTGCTCAATCGCGCCTATGTTTATGCCATGAAGGCCCATGGCCACCAGAAGCGAGCTTCTGGTGCGCCTTATTTTTCGCATCCGCTGGAAGTGGCCGCTATCCTGACCGAGCTGAAGCTCGACGACGCCACTGTCGCCACGGCGCTTCTGCACGACGTTATCGAAGATACAGATGCTACGCGCGCCGAGATCGATCAGATGTTCGGGCCAGAGATCGGCGGCCTTGTTGACG encodes:
- the rpoZ gene encoding DNA-directed RNA polymerase subunit omega, whose amino-acid sequence is MARVTVEDCVDKIPNRFELVLLAAHRARSIANGSAITIQPDDDKNPVIALREIAERTISPEDMKEGLINSIQKNTEVDEPEAVAAPLRPAERRAPMLGRDDMSSDTQVDVMTEEQLLRGLESMTPLEPSANIGSGGGPRERDRDPRDRGR